The following proteins are encoded in a genomic region of Streptomyces sp. NBC_01723:
- a CDS encoding DUF6257 family protein codes for MADDIKSSDLTFGEKARIGTLIARMAKRGMAGPNVDISDLKRRVERIERQAAKRKNGK; via the coding sequence ATGGCCGACGACATCAAGTCCAGCGACCTCACGTTCGGCGAGAAGGCTCGCATCGGAACGCTGATCGCCCGCATGGCCAAGCGTGGCATGGCAGGCCCCAACGTCGACATCAGTGACCTCAAGAGGCGCGTCGAGCGCATCGAGCGTCAGGCCGCCAAGCGCAAGAACGGCAAGTAG
- a CDS encoding FeoB-associated Cys-rich membrane protein yields MSDALEKAEAAAREAAQNSVDVAQIVAAVLATQQAAQPQPVTPAPAVRSEFDAKKWLTIGFLGIAGGLVAALFAVAVAIGAVSVAILALVLRSMWRDYQKGK; encoded by the coding sequence GTGAGTGACGCCCTGGAGAAGGCGGAAGCCGCCGCCCGCGAGGCCGCGCAGAACAGTGTCGACGTCGCGCAGATCGTCGCTGCCGTCCTCGCCACCCAGCAGGCCGCCCAGCCGCAGCCGGTCACCCCGGCCCCGGCCGTCCGGTCCGAGTTCGACGCCAAGAAGTGGCTGACGATCGGGTTCCTCGGCATCGCCGGGGGCCTGGTCGCCGCCCTGTTCGCCGTCGCCGTCGCTATCGGCGCCGTGTCCGTCGCGATCCTCGCCCTGGTCCTCCGGTCCATGTGGCGCGACTACCAGAAGGGCAAGTGA